A region of Nostoc sp. HK-01 DNA encodes the following proteins:
- a CDS encoding hypothetical protein (similar to ribosomal protein S7) yields MSIHKPPVVKHPVSFQKGSSKKIVYRVIRNIQQIKNNQPVGTARINKQIYMVKKSGIGWVVV; encoded by the coding sequence ATGTCGATACATAAGCCACCTGTTGTTAAACATCCTGTGAGTTTTCAAAAAGGTAGTTCTAAAAAAATAGTCTACCGAGTTATCCGAAATATTCAACAAATCAAAAATAACCAACCAGTAGGCACAGCTAGAATCAACAAACAAATATACATGGTCAAAAAATCCGGTATTGGTTGGGTTGTTGTATAA
- a CDS encoding serine-type D-Ala-D-Ala carboxypeptidase: MRSYPSTPWTFEQFAAVTFEQGLCFTPGTSWAYSNPGYMLLKRIAEVVSGISYRELIFKYIIQPLGLSQTFVPESIEELSSLAPATSRALAVDKTTRDVRQYYHPRWVSHGVIASTASEIVMFLSSLFSNRLLSRQSLKQMVELVPVALPTTTSRSTQQPTLPWSKPSYGLGLMADPASKWGLVLGHNGGGPGYSASAFHAPELGGVSICAMCAIEEGVKAEELVFAILDLFTSIQESAVSCS; the protein is encoded by the coding sequence GTGCGCTCTTATCCGTCTACTCCTTGGACATTTGAACAGTTTGCGGCAGTCACGTTTGAGCAGGGGTTGTGCTTTACTCCCGGAACAAGTTGGGCATACTCCAACCCTGGCTATATGCTGCTCAAACGCATTGCCGAAGTTGTGAGTGGCATTTCCTACCGTGAACTGATCTTCAAATACATCATCCAACCACTAGGATTAAGTCAAACTTTTGTACCAGAATCGATAGAAGAACTTTCTTCACTAGCTCCGGCAACATCTCGTGCATTGGCTGTTGATAAAACGACTCGTGATGTCCGTCAATACTATCATCCTCGTTGGGTGTCTCATGGTGTGATTGCATCAACAGCTTCTGAGATTGTGATGTTTCTGAGTAGTTTGTTTAGCAATCGTCTACTCTCACGGCAAAGTCTCAAACAGATGGTAGAACTCGTACCTGTTGCGCTACCAACTACCACAAGTAGATCTACACAACAGCCAACTCTGCCCTGGTCAAAACCCAGTTATGGGTTGGGACTCATGGCAGATCCAGCATCAAAATGGGGGTTAGTGTTAGGTCACAACGGCGGTGGCCCTGGATATAGTGCTAGTGCATTTCACGCTCCTGAATTAGGAGGGGTATCAATTTGTGCAATGTGTGCAATAGAAGAAGGCGTTAAGGCTGAGGAGCTTGTTTTTGCAATTTTAGATTTGTTTACATCTATTCAAGAGAGTGCTGTCTCTTGTTCTTGA
- a CDS encoding transposase, whose product MKTKAQYKVKNWNAYDAALKLRGSITFWVNEEIIEQWRNQQKTGKKGASNYYSDVAIATMGTIQSVFHLPGRQAEGFLESLFTLMGIELEVPDHSTLSRRLSKLLVKLPVVPKDEAVHVVVDSTGVKVYGEGEWKVRTHGVGKRRTWRKLHLGVDEGSGEILGAVVTTNDMADCEVLPDILEQIDQPIEQVSGDGGYDTKGCYDTISQHGARAIIPPRSNAKIQLPSNTQAPPYPRDENLRRIHQVGRKQWKLESRYHRRSLSETAIFRLKIIFGGKLRRRFFDNQAVELFLQCAALNRMIQLGKPDSYKVEG is encoded by the coding sequence ATGAAGACGAAAGCTCAGTACAAAGTTAAGAATTGGAACGCTTACGATGCAGCATTAAAGCTTCGAGGCAGTATAACTTTCTGGGTAAACGAAGAGATAATAGAGCAGTGGCGCAACCAGCAGAAAACTGGGAAAAAAGGAGCATCGAATTATTATAGTGACGTGGCGATCGCCACTATGGGAACAATTCAATCGGTGTTTCATTTACCAGGGCGACAAGCAGAGGGGTTTTTAGAATCGCTGTTCACGCTCATGGGAATTGAGCTAGAAGTACCAGACCATTCAACGCTATCTCGTCGTTTAAGCAAGTTGTTGGTGAAACTACCTGTAGTGCCAAAAGATGAGGCTGTCCATGTAGTAGTGGATTCAACTGGTGTGAAAGTGTACGGTGAAGGTGAATGGAAAGTCCGCACACATGGAGTAGGTAAAAGACGGACGTGGCGGAAGTTGCATTTAGGAGTTGATGAGGGCAGTGGCGAAATCCTGGGTGCAGTGGTGACGACTAATGATATGGCTGATTGCGAGGTACTGCCTGACATATTGGAGCAGATTGATCAACCGATAGAGCAAGTATCCGGTGATGGTGGCTATGACACAAAAGGTTGTTATGACACCATTTCACAACATGGGGCGAGGGCGATAATTCCACCACGCAGTAACGCCAAAATTCAACTTCCCTCAAACACTCAAGCACCGCCGTATCCTAGGGATGAGAATCTGCGTCGAATACATCAAGTTGGACGCAAGCAATGGAAACTTGAAAGCAGGTATCATCGCCGCTCTTTGTCTGAGACTGCTATATTTCGGCTCAAGATCATCTTTGGTGGCAAGTTAAGACGACGCTTTTTTGACAATCAAGCTGTCGAGTTATTTTTACAATGTGCTGCCCTGAATCGCATGATCCAGTTAGGTAAGCCTGACTCTTATAAAGTCGAAGGCTAA